The DNA window CGCTGATGATGAGTAGCAGGCCGAAAAGCGCCAGCACCCATTGCGTCCACCAGGCGATCTCCCTAGCTTCCACGGCCGGGGCAGGCAGCCATGGCGGGCCCGCGCTCTTGGCCATGAAAGGCATGTTGAGATTATCAAGTTCCTGTTTCATCTCATCCCTTCCTTGGAGCGGATGGACCGCTCGAGGTTTGAATCACCGTTTTCCATATAAAACCTTGTCTATGGGCCAGATAGTAGGATGGATTATTATACAATAATTTTTTTTATTTTGCGCCTTGACGAAGCTTTTTTACCATTGTTTCTTTGGCCTAACCCTATAAATTTAAATAATGGCCAGAGTCTACAAAAGGCGAAAGTGTGAAGAGATGAAGTATAACGATTTCAAATACCTATATGATCAGCTTAAAACTCCTTCAGACATAAAGCGATTGGCCAGAGAGAGGTGCCTGGACGAGGAACTTCTCACTGTCATCTACACTCAGAGGACGGTGAGGGAAACGACTAAGAAGTTCTATCGCGTGCAAAGGATGGCCCCTCGTATACTCAAGGAATGGAAGGCAGGAACGAGCATGCTCTCCCTCTCCGAAAAATATGAGTTTCCTCCTGTGCTCATGGGCTTGATGCTGTTTCAGAGCAATGGCTGCTCCAAGAAACAGTTTTGGAAGATGGTGCGCGAGCCAAAGATGATAGAGGATGAGCGCATACGCAGGGAGATAGAGGAGATCACCAGGGAGGACTGCGTCTACTCCCCTTGGGGCACAGAGCTCCAATATAAACGAGGAGCCTGGGGGGAGAGCCAATTACATTCTTGGTTGGATTCACATAATCTAACTTATAAGACAGAGAAGGACTTAAGAGGAGAATACCCAAAGACACCAGATTGCCTTCTGGACGAGCCTATCAAAGTGAATGGCTGGGAAATAAATTGGATCGAGAGCAAGGCCTCATTTGGGGATAAGGTAGAGATAAACAAGAACGTAAAGAAGCAGCTTGAGCCTTATACCGAGCTCTTCGGTGACGGCCTGGTGGTTTACTGGTTTGGCTTTGTGGATGAGGTGGAGAACCCCAAGGGCATATTCATAACCGATGCCTCCCTTCTGCACATGGATTGTCAGGTTTTAAGCTCGGATTGTAAGAGACCTTTATTATAGGATGTCGTTAATCTTATATGACGTGGCATTGGAGCCGATATCCGCTAGCGACCTGGAGCGCTTCGGCTATTGCCCTTTAAGCTGGTGGCTCGCTTTAAGGTCGGATGTTACTTCGGAGGGTCTGCAGCAGGGGAAGAAATCACATGATGTGTTCACGGATGACATCAACCGGATCATCGCGGGTGAGAAGGAGTCAAGGGATTGGGACAAGCTTGTAATCATCTTCTCCCTCGTAGCCACGATATTGTCCATCCTGGGGGTCTCCCTGCTATCCTGGGGCGACGTGCAAAGGCTGAGCGCCATACTCGGGGGACTTTCCATTATTTGGGTTATGGCAGCTCTGTTCCTCCTTTTACGTTCGACCTCGGTTAAGGATAAAATGAGGCGGGAGAGGACAGAGAGGATAGTTTTAGGCTTCGCCATAGTCGCATTGG is part of the Methanomassiliicoccales archaeon genome and encodes:
- a CDS encoding C15orf41 family protein is translated as MARVYKRRKCEEMKYNDFKYLYDQLKTPSDIKRLARERCLDEELLTVIYTQRTVRETTKKFYRVQRMAPRILKEWKAGTSMLSLSEKYEFPPVLMGLMLFQSNGCSKKQFWKMVREPKMIEDERIRREIEEITREDCVYSPWGTELQYKRGAWGESQLHSWLDSHNLTYKTEKDLRGEYPKTPDCLLDEPIKVNGWEINWIESKASFGDKVEINKNVKKQLEPYTELFGDGLVVYWFGFVDEVENPKGIFITDASLLHMDCQVLSSDCKRPLL